The Flavimarina sp. Hel_I_48 genome window below encodes:
- the menA gene encoding 1,4-dihydroxy-2-naphthoate octaprenyltransferase: MIKVKAWISAARLRTLPLSVSGIITGSAMAQAAGFFQWDIGILALLTTLGFQILSNFANDYGDGVKGTDNHERVGPMRAMQSGLLTATDLKRGMIFTILVTLLLALALIYTAFGSKNFLVSLIFFVLGIGAILAAVKYTVGRSAYGYRGLGDIFVFLFFGLLAVVGSYFLYVEQLNGLVFLPAIAIGLWSTAVLNLNNMRDRIPDARANKNTLAVYLGEKKAKIYHISLILIGFLAVLLYFLISKDWFWAGISCIVFIPFALHSSTVIKNESPALLDPELKKVALTTFFFSVLFALGYLF, translated from the coding sequence ATGATAAAAGTAAAAGCATGGATTTCCGCGGCGCGCCTGCGCACACTTCCGCTTTCCGTGTCCGGGATCATAACCGGTAGCGCAATGGCACAGGCGGCCGGTTTTTTTCAATGGGATATAGGTATCCTGGCGTTGCTGACAACCCTGGGTTTTCAAATACTTTCCAACTTTGCAAATGATTATGGCGACGGGGTAAAAGGTACTGATAATCACGAGCGCGTAGGCCCCATGCGCGCGATGCAGAGCGGACTTCTTACCGCTACCGATCTTAAACGCGGTATGATTTTTACCATTCTGGTCACTTTATTGCTTGCGCTGGCCCTTATATATACCGCTTTTGGCAGTAAAAACTTTCTGGTTTCGCTCATCTTTTTTGTTTTGGGCATCGGTGCGATTCTGGCCGCGGTAAAATATACGGTGGGGCGTAGTGCGTATGGCTATCGCGGGCTTGGGGATATTTTTGTCTTTTTGTTTTTTGGCTTGCTTGCCGTTGTCGGAAGTTATTTTCTTTACGTGGAACAGTTGAACGGACTCGTTTTTTTACCGGCGATCGCCATTGGTTTGTGGAGCACTGCGGTGCTCAATCTAAATAATATGCGCGATCGTATTCCAGATGCGCGCGCCAATAAAAATACACTGGCCGTTTATTTAGGGGAGAAAAAGGCAAAAATCTATCATATTTCGCTAATTTTGATCGGTTTTTTGGCTGTTTTGCTCTATTTTTTGATTTCAAAGGATTGGTTCTGGGCCGGTATTTCATGTATCGTTTTTATTCCTTTTGCCTTGCATTCGAGTACGGTGATCAAAAATGAGAGCCCCGCATTATTGGATCCCGAACTTAAAAAAGTTGCCCTGACTACTTTTTTCTTTTCGGTGCTATTTGCTTTGGGCTATCTCTTTTAA
- the menC gene encoding o-succinylbenzoate synthase, with amino-acid sequence MKASYKKYILDFKRPSGTSRGVLTQKETWFIKIEENGKTGYGECGILRGLSMDDRPDYEEKLSWACTHIDRGLTDLYSELTDFPSIQFGLEMAFLSLEADNPFVLFPSAFTRGEEGIAINGLIWMGESAFMQEQITEKLAAGFDCIKMKIGAIDFDAEIDLLKGIRNQFSTEKITLRVDANGAFAPENALQKLKILADLGLHSIEQPIKQKQIEAMAQLCKHTPLPIALDEELIGITEFTEKKALLECIKPQYIILKPSLIGGFRGSEEWISIAEDLGIGWWITSALESNMGLNAIAQFTHTKKTTIPQGLGTGGLFANNVSSPLTINNGQLFYDAQASWSFQF; translated from the coding sequence TTGAAAGCTTCCTATAAAAAATACATTCTCGATTTTAAACGTCCCAGCGGAACCTCACGTGGGGTTCTTACCCAAAAGGAAACCTGGTTTATCAAGATCGAGGAAAATGGTAAAACGGGATACGGAGAATGCGGGATTTTACGCGGACTCAGTATGGATGACCGGCCAGATTATGAGGAAAAACTTTCCTGGGCCTGTACACATATAGACCGCGGTTTAACCGATTTATATTCAGAATTGACCGATTTCCCCAGTATTCAATTTGGTCTGGAAATGGCTTTTTTATCGCTGGAAGCTGACAATCCTTTTGTTTTATTTCCCTCAGCATTTACGCGAGGGGAAGAGGGGATTGCCATCAACGGACTCATATGGATGGGAGAATCTGCTTTTATGCAGGAACAGATCACCGAAAAGCTGGCTGCTGGTTTTGATTGTATAAAAATGAAAATAGGCGCCATTGACTTTGATGCCGAAATAGATTTACTGAAAGGCATCCGCAATCAGTTTTCCACGGAAAAAATCACCCTGCGTGTTGATGCAAATGGCGCTTTTGCCCCAGAAAATGCGCTTCAAAAACTAAAAATCTTGGCAGATTTAGGATTGCATTCCATAGAACAACCTATAAAACAAAAACAGATCGAAGCGATGGCGCAGCTTTGTAAGCATACGCCACTTCCCATTGCCCTAGACGAGGAACTTATAGGCATTACAGAATTTACTGAGAAAAAGGCTTTGTTAGAGTGTATAAAACCGCAATATATCATCCTAAAACCGAGTTTAATTGGTGGTTTTCGCGGTAGCGAAGAATGGATCTCCATCGCCGAAGATCTGGGCATAGGTTGGTGGATCACATCTGCGCTTGAAAGTAATATGGGACTTAACGCCATCGCGCAGTTTACACATACTAAAAAAACCACGATCCCGCAGGGATTGGGCACCGGCGGGTTGTTTGCAAATAACGTATCTTCGCCTTTAACTATCAACAATGGCCAGCTTTTTTACGATGCGCAGGCATCCTGGTCCTTTCAATTTTAA
- a CDS encoding CPBP family intramembrane glutamic endopeptidase, translating into MFIAQAYRGKNEFWRYLIGSLVIGGAAVIGQLFFVVAIAVKVGFNENGNWDPQNLSKLSSFSETDFMHVFDSNVTLLLLLSSFALGFCALLLVIKHFHHLKLMDVTTTRPKFDWGRAFFAFGMIAVFTIVTTAIDYYFSPEDYQLNFQLVPFLILCVIAILLIPIQTSLEEYIFRGYLMQGFGILAKNKWFPLLMTSVIFGGMHLFNPEVAKLGYIIMVYYIGTGFLLGIMTLMDEGMELSLGFHAGNNLIAALLVTADWTAFQTESILKDISVPSAGFDILIPVLIIYPIFLSILAYRYKWTGWREKLLGNVEEPVNNNADPLITE; encoded by the coding sequence ATGTTCATAGCGCAGGCTTATAGGGGGAAAAACGAATTCTGGAGATACCTTATCGGGTCTTTGGTCATAGGTGGTGCGGCAGTTATAGGCCAACTGTTTTTTGTCGTGGCAATTGCAGTAAAAGTTGGTTTTAACGAAAATGGAAATTGGGACCCTCAGAACCTTTCAAAATTAAGTTCATTTTCCGAAACGGATTTTATGCACGTTTTTGATTCTAACGTGACCCTGCTCTTGTTGCTATCCAGTTTTGCCCTTGGTTTTTGCGCGCTGCTTCTGGTGATAAAACATTTTCACCATTTAAAATTGATGGATGTTACCACCACGCGTCCCAAATTTGACTGGGGGCGCGCTTTTTTTGCCTTTGGTATGATTGCGGTTTTCACGATTGTTACCACCGCTATTGATTATTATTTCAGTCCAGAAGATTATCAGCTCAACTTTCAGTTGGTTCCCTTTCTCATTTTATGCGTTATTGCCATCCTTTTGATCCCTATACAGACCAGTCTGGAAGAATATATATTCAGGGGATATTTAATGCAGGGATTTGGGATTTTGGCAAAGAACAAATGGTTTCCATTGCTGATGACTTCGGTGATATTTGGCGGAATGCACCTTTTTAATCCTGAAGTAGCCAAGCTGGGCTATATCATCATGGTCTACTATATAGGTACGGGTTTTCTACTGGGCATCATGACCTTAATGGATGAGGGTATGGAACTTTCCCTGGGTTTTCACGCGGGTAATAACCTAATTGCAGCGCTGCTTGTAACTGCGGACTGGACGGCATTTCAAACAGAATCTATCTTAAAAGATATCTCAGTTCCTTCTGCTGGTTTTGATATTCTTATCCCGGTTCTCATTATTTATCCTATTTTCTTAAGTATATTAGCATACCGTTATAAATGGACGGGCTGGCGCGAGAAATTGCTGGGCAATGTAGAAGAACCGGTAAATAACAATGCAGATCCATTGATCACCGAATAA
- a CDS encoding AMP-binding protein, with product MAKLRVHPDFHLNGNPLKVSELKKVAVDFVETGEQHEEEVGHFLLSWLDDKKYVLVNTSGSTGNPKEIRLLKKHMVNSAKATAKRLKLPEKTTALLCLPSRYIGGKMMLVRAMVLGWKIDLVPPKSNPLDAVFKRYDFCAMIPFQLDNSINRLHLVSKLIIGGGVFSEALKNKVQDIDTKIFETYGMTETISHIAIRRVNANNENSNSVRPFKALKNVSFASDSRGCLVIKAPKVSTDPVITNDVVELLSYKKFLLLGRIDNVVNSGGIKLYPEHIETKLSPQIEVPFFLAGEPDIALGEKLILVIESEAIDGVALDFAMLDKYEIPKAVYFIPNFERTGNGKLRRGATLKKLNSAATSK from the coding sequence ATGGCAAAATTAAGAGTACACCCCGATTTTCATCTAAATGGAAACCCGCTCAAGGTTTCAGAACTTAAAAAAGTTGCCGTTGATTTCGTAGAAACCGGTGAGCAACACGAGGAAGAAGTTGGTCATTTCTTATTGTCCTGGCTTGACGATAAAAAATATGTGCTTGTAAATACTTCCGGTTCTACCGGAAATCCCAAAGAAATACGTCTGCTCAAAAAGCATATGGTAAACAGTGCGAAGGCCACTGCCAAACGCCTTAAACTTCCCGAAAAAACAACTGCGTTACTTTGCTTGCCTTCCCGCTACATTGGCGGTAAAATGATGCTTGTGCGGGCAATGGTTCTAGGATGGAAAATTGATCTGGTACCGCCAAAATCCAATCCGCTGGATGCCGTTTTTAAGCGATATGACTTTTGTGCCATGATCCCATTTCAGCTGGATAACAGCATCAACAGATTGCATTTAGTGTCAAAACTGATCATAGGAGGCGGTGTATTTTCCGAAGCGCTTAAAAATAAGGTTCAGGACATTGATACAAAAATATTTGAGACCTACGGCATGACCGAAACTATTTCCCATATAGCCATACGCCGGGTCAATGCCAATAATGAGAACAGTAATTCCGTTAGGCCGTTCAAGGCTTTGAAAAATGTTAGTTTTGCCAGTGATTCGCGGGGTTGCCTGGTCATAAAAGCACCCAAAGTGAGTACAGATCCCGTGATCACAAATGATGTGGTAGAACTCCTTTCCTATAAGAAATTCCTTTTGCTGGGGCGCATTGATAATGTGGTGAACAGCGGGGGCATAAAACTATATCCAGAGCATATTGAGACAAAACTTTCGCCACAGATAGAAGTCCCTTTTTTCCTGGCCGGCGAGCCTGACATTGCGCTGGGGGAAAAATTGATCCTGGTTATTGAAAGTGAGGCCATTGACGGTGTAGCCCTTGATTTTGCCATGCTGGATAAATATGAGATTCCCAAAGCCGTTTATTTTATCCCTAATTTTGAACGCACCGGGAATGGAAAGCTGAGAAGGGGAGCCACGTTGAAAAAACTGAACAGCGCCGCAACTTCCAAATAG
- a CDS encoding PepSY domain-containing protein, giving the protein MTEPTSRKKQAKFLRTTRKVHRIMGILLFVFFIVISVSGILLGWKKHSNGVLLPATTKGTSTELAEWLPLQELEERAFQVLHDSVDDNLSLSLDRIDVRKEKGIVKFIFAEHLNSIQLDGATGKVLQIGIRRSDFIERVHDGSILDDYFNISNGFIKVTYTTMMGIALLLFSLTGFWLWYGPKRMKNAARN; this is encoded by the coding sequence ATGACGGAACCAACTTCTAGAAAAAAACAAGCTAAGTTTTTGAGGACAACGCGCAAGGTTCATCGTATCATGGGTATTTTGCTTTTTGTCTTTTTTATCGTCATTTCGGTATCTGGCATATTGCTGGGATGGAAAAAACATAGCAACGGTGTATTATTGCCCGCCACGACAAAAGGAACATCTACTGAATTAGCAGAATGGTTACCCCTCCAGGAGTTGGAGGAAAGAGCTTTTCAGGTTCTTCATGATTCTGTGGACGATAATTTATCGCTTAGTCTGGATCGCATTGATGTACGTAAGGAAAAAGGGATCGTCAAGTTTATTTTTGCCGAACATCTCAATAGTATTCAACTGGACGGCGCCACGGGAAAGGTTTTACAAATAGGTATCCGCCGTTCTGATTTTATTGAAAGAGTACATGATGGCTCTATTTTAGACGATTATTTCAACATCTCAAACGGTTTTATCAAAGTAACCTACACCACTATGATGGGTATTGCCCTCCTCCTCTTTTCCCTTACCGGTTTCTGGCTATGGTATGGCCCAAAACGTATGAAGAACGCAGCCAGAAATTAA
- a CDS encoding M24 family metallopeptidase: protein MIRTLTFLLLFVAYNLNSQILPERKRATLVDQVLKERFETVLPNMMYRTGIDMWVIISREYNEDPVMRTMLPAEWLNARRRTILVFYWDEAKNKLEKMAIARYDIGDNIKSVWDKEKQPDQWKALAELIEKRDPKKIGLNYSEDFGIADGIVKTDYDAFMNAIPPADQERVVSAEKLAIGWIETRSPLEMRLYGELVDLTHSIIKKAFSSAVITPGETTTDDVVWYLRQQLTDRGLETWFHPTVDIQRTDEELASHITSFSSGYGDKIIQPGDLLHCDFGITYLRLNTDCQQHAYVLKENETEAPQFLQDAFDKGNKLQDILTSNFSTGKTGNEILAASLEKAKAEGLQPSIYTHPLGLYGHSAGPTIGMWDSQDGVPGTGDYKLYENTVYAIELNTTINLPEWKKDIRIMLEEDGFWGKKGFNYVSGRQEDLLLVD from the coding sequence ATGATTCGTACGCTTACTTTCCTGTTACTTTTTGTCGCTTACAATTTGAATTCACAAATCCTTCCGGAACGGAAGCGCGCCACCCTGGTAGATCAGGTACTCAAAGAACGTTTTGAGACCGTACTTCCTAACATGATGTACCGCACCGGTATAGATATGTGGGTAATCATTTCCCGTGAATATAATGAAGATCCCGTAATGCGCACGATGTTGCCGGCAGAATGGCTCAATGCGAGAAGGCGCACCATTTTGGTTTTTTACTGGGACGAGGCCAAAAATAAACTGGAAAAGATGGCCATTGCCCGCTATGATATTGGTGATAATATCAAATCGGTTTGGGATAAAGAAAAGCAACCCGACCAGTGGAAGGCGCTCGCTGAACTTATTGAAAAAAGGGATCCTAAGAAAATAGGCCTCAATTATTCCGAAGATTTTGGAATTGCCGATGGTATTGTGAAAACAGATTACGACGCCTTTATGAATGCTATTCCCCCAGCAGATCAGGAGCGCGTGGTTTCAGCCGAAAAACTGGCCATTGGTTGGATAGAAACCCGTTCCCCGCTTGAAATGCGCTTGTATGGTGAACTTGTTGACCTTACGCACAGTATTATAAAAAAAGCCTTCAGCAGCGCGGTGATTACGCCCGGGGAGACTACGACAGACGATGTGGTCTGGTACCTGCGCCAGCAGCTTACTGACCGCGGACTGGAAACCTGGTTTCATCCCACTGTAGATATTCAGCGTACAGATGAAGAACTGGCGAGTCATATTACTTCATTTTCCAGTGGATATGGCGATAAAATCATTCAGCCTGGGGATTTGCTCCACTGTGATTTTGGGATTACTTATTTAAGACTGAATACAGACTGCCAGCAGCATGCCTATGTTTTAAAGGAAAATGAGACCGAAGCACCACAATTTTTGCAGGATGCTTTTGATAAAGGGAATAAATTACAGGACATTTTGACCTCAAATTTTTCAACCGGAAAAACTGGAAATGAGATTTTAGCAGCTTCGCTTGAAAAAGCGAAAGCCGAAGGCCTGCAACCGTCTATTTATACACATCCTTTAGGTCTTTACGGGCATTCGGCAGGTCCTACGATTGGCATGTGGGACAGTCAGGACGGTGTGCCGGGAACAGGTGATTATAAACTCTATGAAAACACCGTGTACGCCATAGAATTAAATACAACCATAAACCTTCCGGAATGGAAAAAAGACATTCGCATCATGCTGGAAGAAGACGGTTTCTGGGGCAAAAAAGGGTTTAATTATGTCAGCGGAAGGCAAGAGGACTTGTTGCTCGTGGATTGA
- a CDS encoding DUF6095 family protein — translation MGTDKEKLLKGLQTLAMCLLFVLLGPGLLYQAFSNKDHPLFLVVLIVGIICFIAAIYFGFKGISKVMKAVFGER, via the coding sequence ATGGGAACAGATAAAGAAAAACTTTTAAAAGGCCTGCAAACCCTGGCCATGTGTTTACTGTTTGTATTACTGGGACCCGGACTCCTTTATCAGGCATTTAGCAATAAGGATCATCCCCTGTTTCTGGTCGTGCTAATTGTTGGAATTATCTGCTTTATCGCGGCCATTTACTTTGGTTTTAAAGGGATTTCGAAGGTTATGAAGGCTGTTTTTGGGGAGCGCTGA
- the murQ gene encoding N-acetylmuramic acid 6-phosphate etherase → MKFIKTTEQDSNHDHLEKMNILQLLEKINSEDQTVPQAVQKALPQIEKLVEIVVKQMKNGGRLFYMGAGTSGRLGILDASECPPTFGVPHDWVLGLIAGGDKAIRKAVEFAEDSTTQGWADLQEYDISENDFVIGIAASGTTPYVIGALEACNSNEIPTGCIVCNAGSPVAQTAKYPIEVVVGPEFVTGSSRMKAGTAQKLVLNMISTTAMIQLGKVKGNKMVDMQLSNTKLVDRGERMLMKELNIPQSEAKTLLEKHKNVRNALKAATKDGNR, encoded by the coding sequence ATGAAATTTATAAAGACAACCGAACAGGATTCAAACCACGACCATCTCGAGAAGATGAACATTTTGCAACTCCTTGAAAAAATTAACAGTGAAGATCAAACAGTGCCACAGGCAGTACAAAAAGCGCTGCCCCAGATAGAAAAACTGGTAGAAATCGTGGTAAAACAAATGAAAAACGGTGGCCGACTTTTCTATATGGGTGCAGGAACGAGTGGCCGTTTAGGGATTCTTGATGCTTCGGAATGTCCTCCTACTTTTGGAGTTCCGCACGATTGGGTACTGGGATTGATCGCCGGTGGTGATAAAGCCATACGCAAAGCGGTAGAATTTGCCGAAGACAGCACGACCCAGGGTTGGGCAGATCTTCAGGAATATGATATAAGTGAAAATGATTTTGTCATAGGTATCGCGGCTTCTGGCACTACGCCCTATGTTATAGGCGCCCTGGAAGCCTGTAATTCAAACGAAATTCCAACTGGTTGCATCGTCTGTAATGCAGGAAGTCCTGTGGCGCAAACAGCAAAATATCCTATCGAAGTGGTGGTAGGACCAGAATTTGTAACCGGTAGCTCCCGTATGAAAGCGGGTACGGCTCAAAAACTGGTACTCAATATGATCTCTACAACTGCGATGATACAACTGGGCAAGGTCAAAGGAAATAAAATGGTAGACATGCAGCTTAGCAATACCAAGCTGGTGGATCGTGGGGAACGCATGCTCATGAAAGAACTGAATATCCCGCAAAGCGAAGCTAAAACGCTTCTGGAGAAGCATAAAAATGTTAGAAATGCACTAAAAGCAGCCACAAAAGATGGGAACAGATAA
- a CDS encoding DUF4249 family protein, with translation MKKLRDIIVLVALGCTLFSCQDVIDVDLPESEPRLVVDALIKVPDREQYFPVAVRLTTTAPFDTQDVPQVTGAQITVEAAGRTYFVDEKAPGFYSGELPKEVITTENLELIIEYNGERYAATSKMQHTVPIDSLSQGTGTLFSGDETEIIVSYTDPAPTTDYYLFDLDFNFYLLSDDRFYQGNSFSFSYFYDDLEPGSVLVISILGVDKPFYDYMSILIAQSGQDAGGPFQAPPAEARGNIINTTNPENYPLGYFAIAQQYSATITTE, from the coding sequence ATGAAAAAATTACGCGATATAATAGTACTAGTTGCTCTGGGCTGCACCTTATTTTCCTGCCAGGATGTAATTGATGTTGACCTGCCAGAAAGCGAGCCACGCCTGGTCGTTGATGCACTTATCAAGGTGCCAGATAGGGAGCAATATTTTCCTGTGGCTGTGCGGTTAACTACTACTGCGCCCTTTGATACACAAGATGTTCCTCAGGTTACAGGAGCTCAGATCACTGTTGAAGCTGCAGGTAGAACCTATTTTGTAGACGAAAAAGCGCCAGGTTTTTATAGTGGCGAACTTCCAAAAGAAGTCATTACAACAGAAAATTTAGAACTTATTATCGAGTATAATGGGGAGCGTTATGCGGCCACTTCAAAAATGCAGCATACCGTGCCCATAGATAGCCTTAGCCAGGGCACGGGAACACTCTTTTCTGGTGATGAAACCGAAATCATTGTAAGCTACACAGATCCTGCCCCCACTACCGATTATTATCTTTTTGATCTGGACTTTAACTTTTACCTGCTCAGTGATGACCGCTTCTATCAGGGAAATAGTTTTAGCTTTTCTTATTTTTACGATGATTTGGAACCAGGTTCAGTCTTAGTTATTAGCATACTTGGGGTAGACAAACCTTTTTACGATTATATGAGTATTCTCATAGCGCAATCTGGTCAGGACGCCGGGGGCCCTTTTCAGGCTCCACCAGCAGAAGCGCGTGGCAATATTATCAATACGACCAACCCAGAGAATTATCCGTTGGGCTATTTTGCGATTGCGCAACAATACAGCGCCACCATTACCACGGAATAA
- a CDS encoding TonB-dependent receptor: MPQKLYSLLFLAFFVSVISYGQEQFTLSGTISSADSNETLIGVNVIFPELAKGVVTNGYGFYSITLPRGTYDLQISFLGFQNISQTLELNADKRIDFSLEEAAEALDEVVIKEDVERLSIRKPQMSVNALSASTIKQIPVVLGEADVLKSILLLPGVTSGGEGASGFNVRGGAADQNLILLDEAIIFNSSHLFGLFSVFNPDAIKDLKLYKGGIPASYGGRVSSVLDIYQKEGNSKEFHAEGGIGAVASRLLVEGPIVKDKAAFLLGGRASYAHLFLPLFDNDNSAYFYDLNTKVNYKVNDNNNLYLSGYFGRDVFDISERFVNTYGNTTLNLRWNHLFSDKIFSNLSLIYSDYYYGLLLDFVGFNYDSGIRNFNLKYDFQHYIKDNFRLNYGINNVYYRFNPGFIKPNRADSGIIEEQLTQKYANEFSVYAEAEHDITTSLSLRYGLRLSHFTRLGQDELNSYANDNPLNYNAALGIYEPAEPIATLTYDRSDAIATFTNFEPRFSLAYAIDDDKSIKASYNRMAQYLHLISNTNSPTPLDVYAPSGKYLKPQLLDQYALGYNTNLKNGQYSLETEAFYKKVDNRLDYRNGAQLIATRAVEREVLAGESQAYGLEILFKKNEGAFTGWLAYTLSRSEQRTPGRTPQEIGINNGAWYPTAYDKTHDLSLYINYEHSSKWNFNANFLYQTGQPTNYPVNQSQFQGLVIPNFGPRNGQRLPAYNRLDVAATLKPENNKNRKFKTEWVFSIYNLYNKKNAASNNFERNEDTGVNEAIRTSIFGVIPSVTLNFKF; encoded by the coding sequence TTGCCCCAAAAATTATATTCCCTACTTTTTCTTGCCTTTTTTGTTTCTGTAATCAGTTATGGGCAGGAACAATTTACGCTGAGCGGCACCATAAGTTCGGCAGATTCCAATGAGACGCTTATCGGTGTGAATGTGATTTTCCCTGAGTTGGCTAAAGGTGTCGTCACGAATGGCTATGGTTTTTATTCCATCACATTGCCCCGTGGGACGTACGATCTGCAAATCAGCTTCTTGGGATTCCAGAACATTTCCCAGACCTTGGAGCTCAATGCTGATAAGCGTATCGATTTTTCACTGGAAGAAGCCGCCGAAGCACTTGATGAAGTAGTCATCAAAGAAGATGTGGAACGGTTAAGCATCAGAAAGCCACAAATGAGCGTAAATGCGTTGAGCGCTTCAACCATTAAGCAGATTCCCGTCGTGCTGGGCGAGGCAGATGTATTAAAATCAATACTCTTATTGCCCGGGGTCACCAGCGGTGGCGAGGGCGCTTCTGGCTTTAATGTGCGCGGCGGAGCGGCAGATCAAAACCTGATTCTGCTTGACGAGGCCATTATTTTCAATTCTTCGCATTTGTTCGGTCTTTTTTCGGTTTTCAATCCTGATGCGATCAAAGATCTCAAATTGTACAAAGGTGGGATTCCCGCGAGTTACGGTGGACGAGTAAGTTCGGTACTTGACATTTATCAAAAGGAAGGAAACAGTAAAGAATTCCACGCAGAAGGTGGTATAGGAGCGGTTGCCAGCCGGCTGCTGGTAGAAGGACCTATTGTAAAGGACAAAGCCGCGTTTTTACTGGGCGGAAGGGCAAGTTATGCCCACCTTTTCCTTCCATTGTTCGACAATGATAATTCGGCTTACTTTTATGATTTAAATACCAAAGTCAATTATAAAGTAAACGACAACAACAACCTGTACCTTTCAGGCTATTTTGGTCGGGATGTTTTTGATATTAGCGAGCGCTTTGTAAACACTTATGGAAATACCACCTTGAACCTGAGATGGAACCATTTATTTTCAGACAAGATTTTCAGTAATCTTTCACTGATATATTCGGATTATTATTACGGACTTTTACTCGATTTCGTTGGGTTTAATTATGACTCTGGTATTCGCAATTTTAACCTGAAATATGATTTTCAGCATTATATAAAAGATAATTTTCGGCTGAATTATGGCATAAACAACGTCTATTATCGCTTTAATCCCGGATTTATCAAACCGAACAGGGCAGATTCTGGCATAATTGAAGAACAATTGACCCAGAAGTATGCAAATGAATTTTCTGTTTACGCGGAAGCTGAACACGATATTACTACTTCGCTCAGTTTGCGTTATGGATTGCGATTAAGCCATTTTACACGACTGGGACAGGATGAACTCAACAGTTACGCTAATGATAACCCCCTGAATTATAATGCCGCTCTGGGAATATATGAACCGGCGGAGCCCATCGCCACCTTAACCTATGATCGCAGTGATGCGATTGCAACCTTTACCAATTTTGAACCACGCTTTTCCCTTGCTTACGCTATTGACGATGATAAGAGTATTAAGGCAAGTTACAACCGCATGGCGCAATACCTACATTTGATCTCCAATACCAATTCCCCCACCCCTCTTGATGTGTATGCGCCCAGCGGAAAATACCTCAAACCGCAGCTGCTTGATCAATATGCCCTGGGCTACAATACAAACCTTAAAAATGGTCAATATTCTCTGGAAACCGAAGCTTTTTATAAAAAAGTGGACAACCGCCTGGATTATAGAAATGGGGCGCAGCTTATAGCCACCCGCGCGGTTGAACGTGAAGTTCTTGCGGGGGAATCACAAGCCTACGGCCTGGAAATCCTATTTAAAAAAAATGAAGGTGCCTTTACCGGTTGGTTGGCCTACACCCTATCCCGTAGCGAGCAGCGCACCCCGGGCAGAACGCCACAGGAAATTGGGATCAATAATGGAGCCTGGTATCCCACGGCCTATGATAAGACGCATGATTTGAGTCTTTATATAAACTACGAACACAGTTCAAAATGGAACTTCAACGCCAATTTTCTCTACCAGACGGGGCAGCCTACCAATTATCCCGTAAATCAGTCGCAATTTCAGGGACTCGTGATTCCAAATTTTGGTCCCCGTAACGGGCAGCGCCTTCCTGCGTATAACAGACTGGATGTAGCCGCAACACTCAAACCCGAAAATAACAAAAACCGAAAATTTAAAACTGAATGGGTTTTTAGTATCTATAATCTTTACAATAAAAAAAATGCGGCTTCGAATAACTTTGAACGAAATGAAGACACCGGAGTCAATGAGGCCATTCGCACTTCTATTTTTGGCGTTATTCCGTCAGTAACCCTTAATTTTAAATTCTGA